Proteins found in one Zea mays cultivar B73 chromosome 1, Zm-B73-REFERENCE-NAM-5.0, whole genome shotgun sequence genomic segment:
- the LOC100284159 gene encoding metallothionein-like protein 1: MSCSCGSSCNCGSSCKCGKMYPDLEEKSGGGAQASAAAVVLGVAPETKKAAQFEAAGESGEAAHGCSCGDSCKCSPCNC; this comes from the exons ATGTCTTGCAGCTGCGGATCAAGCTGCAACTGCGGATCAAGCTGCAAGTGCGG CAAGATGTACCCTGACCTGGAGGAGAAGAGCGGCGGGGGCGCTCAGGccagcgccgccgccgtcgtcctCGGCGTTGCCCCTGAGACGAAGAAGGCGGCGCAGTTCGAGGCGGCGGGCGAGTCCGGCGAGGCCGCTCACGGCTGCAGCTGCGGTGACAGCTGCAAGTGCAGCCCCTGCAACTGCTGA